TTAGACACTTCTGAAAGTGGTGTGAACCTCAACGATGTCTTGATAATTGATGAAGCTTCGAACGTTCTGAAAACACTCGGTTTCGAAACGCAGCAAAAAACGTTCATCACTTTCAACGATCTTTCTAACCTGTCTCCAGGAACATACACACTCGTTTTTGAAGAGACGTTTCCCAGTGGAGCGAAACATTCTGAGACATTGAACCTATCGATCGATGAGTCGACGACGATCGAATCAATTAAAGACCAAGTGAATGGACAGCTCACAAATATAAAAGCCATCGTTGTGAACGGATCAATTGTACTTCTTCCCTCCAAAGATCTCGATTTCGATTGGAGCAGAGTCCAGATAAAAGACGAACTAGGGTTTCTCACCCAAGTGCGCGCTAAGAATAAAACTTTTGATGTGTTGAAACCAACGGCAACTCTTGAGAATATCTTTCGCGGTTCGACGAATTTCGATGGTTCAACGGGTTATCGACTCTACATCGGTAACACACCCATACACATAGATCCAGCCATCGACACTTTGGAGAGTTTGGTCAAAAAGATCAACGAGGCAAATACGGGTGTTCTTGCGGATTTGACACCTCATCGTGCACTTGTGTTGAGAGCAGGAAGAAGTTTCGAGTTCGATTTGAGAAACTTCAACATTGTGGGACCCAAGGGTTTGTTCGAAGCTTTAGGCTTGATAGACACGAACGCCGATCCAAACGACTTTAATGCGGATTGGGATGAGGAGTTCACGCTCATCTCGAAGAGTGATGATTTCAACAGCTTGCGCAGTAGATTGAATGTGAGCGAGCTGTTCATCATTAACAGGCGAGAGAGGACTGAACCTTTCTATTTCGTCATGAGTTGGGATGTTTCGAGCGTCTTGAAGACCAACTCTGAGGCGCTCGCAATCGATGCAGGAAAAGCTCTCTTCAACAACGCTTGGAACGCATCCTCGATTTTACCCGTCGGTTTGAGCAACGTGGACATAATTAGATACATGCGTGATGCCAAGTATGAAAGATTGCTCGCAGACGGAAAGGAAAGCTTTTTCGAATATTTCGGAGGTATCATCGCAGAACTCGGTGTTGAGTCAGAAACGGCGCAGAAAATGAGGGAAAACAACGAGGCTTTGAGGTTGGAAATAGATCAAGAAAGGGAACGCGTCAAAGGTGTTTCTCTCGATGAAGAGATGGCGAACATGATCAAATATCAGCATGCATTCGCTGCTGCGGCGCGTGTCATAACTGCCGTCGACGAAATGATCGGCAGAGTGATCGACAAGCTTGGTGTAGTGGGAAGGTGATAATATGAGAGTCACAGACAGAATGACCAGTGACAGAGTCCTATACAACATTCAGAAGGTAATCAATCAGATCTCAAAGTTGCACGATCAAATCTCTTCTGGAACTAAGGTGAGATATCCAAGCGATGATGCCGTTCTAGCAACGAGATCTTCGAACCTTGACAGCAGACTGCGCGAGTTGGAGCAGTACGAACGCAACACGAATTATGTGCAGAACATCGTTAAGGGTTACGACACAGCCGTTCAACAGGTGAGCGAGCTCTATCAAAGGTTGAGGGAATTGTTGGTTCAAGCATCGAATGGGACACTCACAGCTGATCAAAGACTTGCGATAGCACAGGAGATTGCTCAAATCAAACGGCAGTTGATTCAAATCGCCAACACTCAGGTTGGTTCAGACTACATCTTCGCTGGTTTGGAGGGTAACAAGCCCCCCGTGAGCGAAGATGGTGAGATCCAAGTAAAACCCGAAGCGCTGTCGAGTAGATCCACCGTCGTGCTTGGATATCCACTCGAGTATGGTATCAACGTGAAAGATCTATTCGTGACGGACGCCAATCAGAGTGTTTTCAATCTTTTGGACATGACGCTGAAAGCCTTAGAGAGGAACGATCAAAGATTTCTCAGTGAGGTGGCACTCGCCAGTGTGAACTATCTTGAGAAGTCCGTATCAGAAAATCTCGCAAAAATTGGTGCTATGCAGAGGGTTGTGGAAGCAGCTTTAAACAGGCTAGACGAGCTGAACACTTTCATGACTGAATATCTATCTCGGGAACGCGACGTGGATATAACGGAAGCGGTGACCAATCTTTCCATGAAACAAGCCGTTTTGAACGCAGCGCTGAGATCAGCTGCGAACCTTTTGAGGAACACTCTGGTGGATTTCATTTCTTAGGGGTGAGATAACTTGTTGTGCGAAACTAAACTCGGAGAGATAGAAGTTAACGAAGGCAAGATCTTACTGTTTGAGAAAGGTATACCAGGTTTTGAACATCTTCGGAAGTTCACCATAGTCGAGCTGGAGCAGACAAAGCCTTTCTGTTGGCTTACCTCGCTTGAAGATCCAACGGTAGCGTTTCCCGTTGTGAATCCTTGGATTTTGAGAGTGGATTATTCCTTCGAATTGAGCGAAGCCGATAAAATGGATCTCGAACTGGAAAGCATCGAAGACGTCGAAGTGTGGGTGATCGTCACCATACCTCAAAAAGCTCCAAACGAGGCAACGGTTAACCTCTTCGCACCAATAGTGATCAATGTAAGGAAGAATTTGGCAAAACAGGTGCTGCTGGAAGGAAGCGAATACAAACTCAAACATAGAATAGATGAAGAACTTCAGAGGAGCAACGAGATATTGAAAAAAATGCGCAAGGAGTGACCGATGTGCTCGTGCTGGCAAGAAAGATAGGTGAAAGTTTCATAATTGCCGATGAGATAGAGGTGACGGTGCTAAAAATAGAGGGCTCTGAAGTGAAGATAGGTATTTCAGCGCCACCGCATGTTAAAATATATAGGACAGAAATATACAGAAGGATCGTCGAGGAAAATTTGAAAGCTTCCAATGCGAGTATCGAGATTTTGAAGGAGGTAAGGGTGATTGATAAAGATAGACGAGATTTTGGTAAAACATCTTGAAAGTTTGGCAAGACTTCAATTGAGTGAAGAGCAGAGAAAATCCATAGAAAAGGATATGCGAGAGATACTCGACTATATGGAATTACTGAATGAGGTGGATGTCAGCGGGGTTGAACCTATGTATACTCCAATCGAATCAAACGCTGAACTGAGAGAAGACACAGTCAGACCATTCGAGGATGTGGAAGCTATCAGGTTAAACTTTCCAAAACGCAAGGATGGGCACATCGTTGTGCCCGGAATACATGCTTGAATTGGAAGGAAGCTGAGGAAGTCGCGGCGAAGTTTTTGAGAAAAAAGGGATACAAGATAATCGAGCGTAACTTTAGAACACGCTTTGGAGAAATAGATATTGTGACGAGGTACGGAGAGTACCTCGTTTTTGTTGAAGTTAAAAGTGGAAAGAGCGAGTTTTCACCACGAACAAGGGTTGATCGTTCGAAAGTCAAAAGAATAGAGCTTGCGGTTGGAGAATACTTGATCAAGCGAAAGCCCAAATACGAGGCTTTGCGCATCGATGTTGTTGAAGTTAGTGAAAATGGTATCGAACACATAGAGGGTTTTGAACTTTGAGGAGGATTCTGTGTGGAATTGATAGCGGTGAACAAAAAAGCGAGAGATTACGAGATTTTAGAAGTTTATGAAGCTGGAATAGAACTGAAAGGTACAGAAGTGAAATCCTTGAGGGATAAGAATGTCTCGTTCAAAGATTCCTTCTGCCGGATAAAGGATGGTGAAGTATACCTTTTGAATCTCCATATCAGTCCTTACAAGCATGCTAGTCATTTCAATCACGATCCTGAAAGACCGAGAAGACTGCTCTTGCACAAACGTGAAATAAAACGGCTGACGGGTAAGCTGAGCAGCGGTGGTTTAACACTGATACCCACGAAGATTTATTTCAACAATAAGGGTATCGTCAAGATCGAGATAGCTCTCGCCAAAGGGAAAAAGAAGTACGACAAGCGTGAAGAAATAAAGGAAAAGGAATTGCAGAGAAAGATCAAAGAATACATGAAATATGGAGGGCGATGAGCCCTTGGAATACACAGTCAACAGTGAGAACCTCTATTCGAGACTGGACAAATTCCTCAGAAAACAACTCAGCGACGTTCCACTGTCGGAGATATACAAGCTTTTGCGAACTGGGAAGATCTGCGTGAATGGCAGACCCACGAAAAATCCTTCTTATGAACTTGAGCCCGGCGATAAGGTGCAGATCAACGAGGATCTATCTAAGTATTCTCGTCAAACATCGTTGGTTAGGCCAATTCCAATCAAACTCGATATCTTGTACGAAGATGAAGATCTGATAGTTTTGAATAAAAGAGCAGGTATAGCTTTACACCCGGGAGACAAAACGATTGGGACCACTCTCATACACGGTTTGATGTTCTACGGTAAACAAAAGGGATTCACACCGCACCTTGTGCACAGGCTTGACAGAGACACCTCCGGTGTCTTGCTAGTAGCGAAGAACAACAAGAGTGCGAGAACTTTGAGTCACATGTTCAGAGAGAGACTCGTAGAAAAAGAATATCTCGCGCTCGTTGCTGGTCGGTTGCAAGGGAACGGAAAGATAGATCTAACGCTCGATGGACTCGAAGCTGTCACTGAATATATTGTCTTAGAAAGCTTTGATCGTGCAACACTTGTTCGAGTTTTTCTGCATACAGGAAGAACGCATCAAATCAGGAGACATTTTGCTGCTGTTGGTAATCCTGTGATTGGTGACACGATGTATGGAGACAAGAACGTGAATCGTTATTTTCATCAGGAGTTTGGACTGAGAAGACAATTTCTGCATTGTCTCAGGATGAGTTTCATGCATCCGAGCCGCCCGGACAGAATCAATGTGAAAGCTCCCATGCCTGAAGAATTGAAACAAGTTCTCGAGAGGCTGAGAAGATGAAACATACACTTGTGTTGTTAATCATTTCAGGTTACCTTTTTGCAGCACAACTGTTGATCAATACCTTCGACATGACAGGCTATTTGTTTGAAGGTGGGGCGCATTCAAAGTTCAAAGTTCATTGTCCATCAGACTTGAGTCTAACTGACAAGCTTACAGACTTTTATGAACCAGTGAGATTGACCGTCGGTTATATCCCCATGCCAGATGTCCCGCTACTGATAAGTGAAAAAGGCTTCACTGTTTCTGCGAAGATAGGAAGCATCGTTGTTCCCGAAGAGATATTCACAAAACTTTTTCAAATAGTGAAATCAGGTCAAACAGTGGATTTGATCATTGATAGATATCCCGTCGAAATATACGCAAATAGAATAAAAGTTCTCGAACCGGTCAAGCCAGAGAAAATAGAATTCTTTTTGAATCGTTTCATTGAAAAATTTCCGAAGATCACAGGTCCTGGAGAATACAGTTTCGAAGTAAAACCAGTTTCCTACCAACTTTTGATCTGTTGCTTTCCTGGTCTCGGAGGAACGATCATGGCGATTTTCGAAGGAGAACCGCGTGAACTAACCTTCGCAACAAGTGACATCAAAACCAAAGGATTTTCCATGAACTTGCCACCTGGTAACCATACTGTGCGAATCTCCATGCTCGGCGAAGCAACCGAGATAACACTGAACTTTCCAGATCGGTTTGTGAGACTCCAAACCAGTCAAATCGAACTCGGTGCAAACTGTGAAAAACAGTTGTATTTCATATCTGGGATTCAGAGATCGAACTGTTTTTCATACCCGGGAAGATTCCTTGGCTTAGAGTTTTCTAACGATTTGATCGTTCATGAACTGCTGGTTCGAGATACGACTCCCCCAAAACTCACCATGAATCTGAAACGGTTGGATTCGATGTGTTTCGTCCAGCTGCAAGCAGAGGATGTTTCTCCATTTGAAACATTCCTATACGTTGACGGAGAAAAATTCTATTTTGATAGAGGTGTCTTGACTCTGTCTTCACTCAAACACACTCTGATTGGTATGGCGCAGGATACTTTCCAAAACACCTCGTACATCGTTCAAGTTCTAGAAAAACTAGAAGATACACTGGTGTTTCCAGAAGAAAAGGTCATAGACATCGGTGGCTTCAAGTTTTTCTCACCATACTTGAGATGGCAAAGCTTTGGTGCAGTGAAAATAGAGGTGAAGATCAATGAAAAAATCGTTCGGCTTGAAAAGGATCGCTGAACTATCCTTTTTCATACTAACTTTCATTTGTCTTGCTATTTTCTTTCCAAGTCGGTTTGTGACAGATGCTACAGATTTCGCTTACACAGTGGGTATATCTATCGATGATGACAGGATACAACTTCCTTCAGGGAGAATAGTCTGGGTGATAGATCCAGGCGAACAAATAGAACCTGGCATGGAATACGTCACATTCAGAGGTGACTTCGAAGGATACGATGCGAAAATTTATGCCCAGCAAGCAGACTCTTATGGAACATGGATCGGCATGCTTGAGTTCAACGACAGTACAGATTTTGTCAAAAAGATCGTGATGCTCAGAAGGGACCACAAAAAATTCTTTAGAATCCACACGATAAGACAAGAAGAAGTGGAGAAGATGAAACTGACAAATTCAATGATCTATTACAGATTCAGAAGAGCCATCCTCGAACGCAGTATCGATATGATTTGGATCCAACCACTAGAAAATGTGGACATAAAGTGGGTGCTTGAAAAAATAGAGCATCAGTTTGGTAAACCCAAGGATACACCACAACCTAACGATACTTCCTTTCACTTCCAATGGCTCGCTTTCATCGCGATGGTTTTGCTACTCTTTTCACAAAAACCCTTACTGGGAATCTTGGCGGCACCACTGTGGTTCTTGAATCGTTCTTTAGCTGTTTCAGTTGTTTCCATTCTGGCAACTGTTTTCATTTATTCGTACAGAAAGAAAGAGATCTTACCCATTTTGTACTTGATTCTTGGATTGTTGACAAACGCTGCTTTGTGGGACTTCTGGCATGTGAACGATCTGAACGTTTACAGAGGAGTTAAACTCTCCATCTCACTGTTGCCACTGTTCGTTCTCGCAAAAACTGTGATGAAAGAATGGAACTGGCTGAGAAGGTACTGGCCGCTGGGTTTCGCTGTACTTGCTGGTGCTGGTTTCTATTACCTTTCACGCTCTGGGAATACAGCTTTCGTCACCAATCTTGAAAGACAATTGCGAGACACCATCGAGGGTTTTTTGTGGGTGAGACCAAGGTTCAAAGAAATCATAGGTTATCCGGCATTTTCTCTCTGGCTGAGTTTTGGAAACTTCAAATGGGCTTTTCTGTTCGAGTTGCTAGGTAGCATAGCTTTGGTCTCTACTTTCAACACGTTCTGCCACATCAAGACACCTTTGATGGTGTCATTGTACAGATCTGTTTTCTCTATTCTGATCGGTTACTTAACGTTGATGATACTGCGAAGGGTGAAGAATAATGTTACTCAACGTGTATGATCCGGGTTATTTAACAAGATTGAGGATGCTTCAAGTTAAAAGAAAGCATCAAATTGATTCTCTACGCAGGTTCAAAATCAATAATCAAGCCGTGATCTCCTTCATTAAAGATGCGCTGGGCCCCATCAAATCTGTGGAGGTATCGGAGAGATTGATCAATTCGTTTCGGGATCTCGTGTACGGTTCGGGTACCATCGTCGAAAGATTGAAAAAGTTCGCTGAGATCAATAGTTTACCTGAACCGAGTGGGTTGGAGCCATTCTTTTGGCTGAAACCGAAATCTTATCCCCCACCTTCAAGTGAAATGAGGGAACTGATAGAAAATGACGATGTTTTGCATTTCGTTAGAAAAGCCAGGTATTTACTCGAAAAATCAAATTTAGAAGACTTTTTGGAATTTCAAGCTGCTATCATGAAAAGTAACACAGAGGAGATCGATTGGCTCGCTCAGCAAGTGAATTCAGTTAAGTTAACATGTGTAAGTGAAGCTGAGGTGATCGTTGAACTTTTCAAAGAACTGGACGAGATTTCGAAAGTCGAGTTGCTGTCAAAACTCAAATGCCATCCTTACGTGAAGGCCATGTTTGTGAGAAAACCAAGCCGACCTGTCGTTTTAGATGGGAGTAATATAGCAAGGCTGAGGGGTAAATTGTCGGACATAGATTTCATTCTGGAAAGACTCGCAACGTTCAACGAATTTCTTTATCCATATTACTTGGTTTTCGACAAAAACATCAGACACATTTTTCAGGTTGAAAGTGAATGGTTCCATGCGGAAAGAACATACTTTCACTCACCCGCGGACGAGCTCATAATATCGATAGCGCTTGAAAAAAACGCAGTGGTCGTGAGTGGCGATCGATTCGAAGAATGGAATCAAAAAATCGACAGAATAGATGTGAGGAGGTTTTTCGAGTGAAGCTTTCTGACTTCGATTACCACCTTCCTGAAGAATTGATAGCACAGACTCCTGTGGAACCGCGAGACAGTTCCAGATTGATGGTTGTTCACAGAAAATCCGGTGAAATAGAACACAAAATCTTCCGTGAAATCGTCGAATATCTCTCGCCTGGCGATGCGTTGGTATTGAACAACACTAAAGTGATTCCTGCAAGATTGTTCGGTCAACTTGAGGATAAACAGATCGAAATATTACTCATAGAAAAAGTTGGAGAGAGGCTATGGAAGTGTCTAGCCAAACCAGCTAAGAAGATGAAACCAGGTGTGGTAGTACACCTGAATGCCGAAATCATAGCAAAGTGCATCGAAAGGCTCCATGAAGGACTGAGATTGATCGAGTTCAACGTGGACGATGAGTCTATTTTGAAACTCGGTGAGGCACCAATACCTCCGTACGTTCGAGCGAAGATACCACTTGAAAGGTACCAAACAGTCTATGCCAAGGTTGCTGGTTCCGTCGCTGCGCCCACGGCAGGTTTTCACTTCACTGAGGCTTTGCTGGAGAAAATACGTTCAATGGGTGTGAGAGTTCTCGAAGTCACTTTACATGTGAGTATCGGCACTTTTAGACCTGTCAAAACAGAGAGAATAGAGCAGCATAAGATGCACAGCGAACGTTACTTTATTCCCTTAGATGTTGTCGAAAACATAAAACATGCAAAGTCTGAAGGGAGGAAAGTCATAGCCGTGGGTACAACTGTTGTACGAACGCTCGAAACTTTCGCCAGAACGAACATTACAGAAGGTGAGACAGACTTGTTCATATACCCACCATTCGAGTTCAAACTGGTCGATGCGTTGATCACAAACTTTCACTTACCTAGATCCACCCTTCTGATGCTTGTGGCTGCCTTCGCAGGTTACGATTTGACAATGAACGCCTACAGAGAAGCCGTGGAGAAGAAATACAGATTCTATTCCTTTGGGGATGCCATGTTGATCCTTTGAAGTATAGTAATGATTGGGAGTGAAAACTTCCACGATGCGGATCAGTCTCGATCTGAGAAGAGAATTTTCTAACAGGGAACTTTTTTTCAAACTCATTGAGCTCCCCACTAGGGATTTGATAGAGTTTTTAAAGAATAGCTTTCCGTATGTGAGCCTAGACGTTGAAGACGAAGAAACGGGTTTGTCACGACTCGATCGCTTGGCCAACCATGAGAGATCACTCCAAGAAGAGCTCATGGAGTCCATCGCACTGTTACGTTTAGATGAGGAAAACGAACGCATAGTTGAATATATCGTTTACAACCTTGACGAATCCGGACGACTCTTGGTAGACAAAGCAGAAATCTGTCAAAAGTTTTGCGTTACAGAAGAAGTAGTCGAAAAGCTCATGGAATCCATTAAAGCCGTGGGACCAGATGGGCTATTCGAAGGTAAAGTTGTTGGCTTTGGAGGAAGAGCGGCGTACATACAACCAGATCTGATCATTCAAGCAGATCTATCAATACAAGTTAAAGAATTCACCGTCTCGTTGGAAAGATCGAACAAAAAGGCTGAAAAATTTTTGGTCTATCTCAACGGACTACTGCAACGGAGAAAAGAAATACTCATCTTTTTGGGTAACATGATTGTCAGAAAGAACGTCGATTTTCTACTCGGCAGAGTCTCGTATCCCAGCAAGATCAAAATCGTAGACGCTGCGGAAGATCTGCAGTTACACACCTCAACAGTTTGTCGAGCAGTGTCCACTAAATACGTCAAAACACCTGTAGGAACTTTCCCTATGCGTGCTTTTTTTGGTAGAAACGTGGAACAGCGATTCTTCTTACCTTTGCTCTGTAAGTTGCTGAAAGAGAATCCTGACAGCACCGATGAACAACTGAGGAAAATGCTCAAAAATCACGGTGTTGAGGTCAGTAGACGGACTGTGAACAAGTATAGAAACCTCATTGGAGGTTTTTCCGCGTGAGAGTAGCCATTTTTCTCAACGGCGAGTGTGAAGATCTCGCCTCAATTCCGCTCGATCAATACGATTTGCTCATCGCCGTCGATGGAGGCGCAAAACATTTCTTGAGAAAACATCTGATACCGCACCTGTTCATTGGAGACGGTGATTCTGTGGACGAATCTGATTTGGATGAACTGAAGGTATTGGGCTGTGAGATGTTCATTTTTCCCAAGGAGAAAGATGAGATCGATGCAGAGCTCGCGTTGAGAAAAGCGATTGAGAAGGGGGCAAGCGAAGTGGATATCTTTTGTTGGAATGGGGAAAGGTTAGATATGCTACTCGCCTTGATGTATCTGATGGCGGCTTTCAATGTCAAGATCACCGCAAAGAGTGACAAACTATTCATGGGCATCGTTTCAGGTGAGATAGAACTGGATGCCAAACCAGGGGAAAAGTGGTCTATACTTCCCATCGCTGGAGATGCGTACGGCGTGACACTGAAAGGTTTCAAGTATGAAATCAGTCGAAAAGATATGTTGTGGAACAGTCCTTACGGCGTGAGTAACGTATCTGTCTCGCAGAAAGTCAAGGTGACTGTCGAGCGCGGAAAGGTGGCGTATTTCAGGTGGTTGAAAGAACCATCTTGATAGTTGGAATGACAGGTTCGATAGGTTTACAGGCTCTCGAGGTGATCAAAAAGCTCGGTTCTTTTCGCATACTCGCGGGTACTTAT
This window of the Pseudothermotoga sp. genome carries:
- the csrA gene encoding carbon storage regulator CsrA, whose product is MLVLARKIGESFIIADEIEVTVLKIEGSEVKIGISAPPHVKIYRTEIYRRIVEENLKASNASIEILKEVRVIDKDRRDFGKTS
- a CDS encoding RluA family pseudouridine synthase, translated to MEGDEPLEYTVNSENLYSRLDKFLRKQLSDVPLSEIYKLLRTGKICVNGRPTKNPSYELEPGDKVQINEDLSKYSRQTSLVRPIPIKLDILYEDEDLIVLNKRAGIALHPGDKTIGTTLIHGLMFYGKQKGFTPHLVHRLDRDTSGVLLVAKNNKSARTLSHMFRERLVEKEYLALVAGRLQGNGKIDLTLDGLEAVTEYIVLESFDRATLVRVFLHTGRTHQIRRHFAAVGNPVIGDTMYGDKNVNRYFHQEFGLRRQFLHCLRMSFMHPSRPDRINVKAPMPEELKQVLERLRR
- the gatC gene encoding Asp-tRNA(Asn)/Glu-tRNA(Gln) amidotransferase subunit GatC, with amino-acid sequence MIKIDEILVKHLESLARLQLSEEQRKSIEKDMREILDYMELLNEVDVSGVEPMYTPIESNAELREDTVRPFEDVEAIRLNFPKRKDGHIVVPGIHA
- the smpB gene encoding SsrA-binding protein SmpB codes for the protein MELIAVNKKARDYEILEVYEAGIELKGTEVKSLRDKNVSFKDSFCRIKDGEVYLLNLHISPYKHASHFNHDPERPRRLLLHKREIKRLTGKLSSGGLTLIPTKIYFNNKGIVKIEIALAKGKKKYDKREEIKEKELQRKIKEYMKYGGR
- a CDS encoding thiamine diphosphokinase; this encodes MRVAIFLNGECEDLASIPLDQYDLLIAVDGGAKHFLRKHLIPHLFIGDGDSVDESDLDELKVLGCEMFIFPKEKDEIDAELALRKAIEKGASEVDIFCWNGERLDMLLALMYLMAAFNVKITAKSDKLFMGIVSGEIELDAKPGEKWSILPIAGDAYGVTLKGFKYEISRKDMLWNSPYGVSNVSVSQKVKVTVERGKVAYFRWLKEPS
- the fliW gene encoding flagellar assembly protein FliW → MLCETKLGEIEVNEGKILLFEKGIPGFEHLRKFTIVELEQTKPFCWLTSLEDPTVAFPVVNPWILRVDYSFELSEADKMDLELESIEDVEVWVIVTIPQKAPNEATVNLFAPIVINVRKNLAKQVLLEGSEYKLKHRIDEELQRSNEILKKMRKE
- a CDS encoding DUF5693 family protein, coding for MKKSFGLKRIAELSFFILTFICLAIFFPSRFVTDATDFAYTVGISIDDDRIQLPSGRIVWVIDPGEQIEPGMEYVTFRGDFEGYDAKIYAQQADSYGTWIGMLEFNDSTDFVKKIVMLRRDHKKFFRIHTIRQEEVEKMKLTNSMIYYRFRRAILERSIDMIWIQPLENVDIKWVLEKIEHQFGKPKDTPQPNDTSFHFQWLAFIAMVLLLFSQKPLLGILAAPLWFLNRSLAVSVVSILATVFIYSYRKKEILPILYLILGLLTNAALWDFWHVNDLNVYRGVKLSISLLPLFVLAKTVMKEWNWLRRYWPLGFAVLAGAGFYYLSRSGNTAFVTNLERQLRDTIEGFLWVRPRFKEIIGYPAFSLWLSFGNFKWAFLFELLGSIALVSTFNTFCHIKTPLMVSLYRSVFSILIGYLTLMILRRVKNNVTQRV
- the queA gene encoding tRNA preQ1(34) S-adenosylmethionine ribosyltransferase-isomerase QueA, producing MKLSDFDYHLPEELIAQTPVEPRDSSRLMVVHRKSGEIEHKIFREIVEYLSPGDALVLNNTKVIPARLFGQLEDKQIEILLIEKVGERLWKCLAKPAKKMKPGVVVHLNAEIIAKCIERLHEGLRLIEFNVDDESILKLGEAPIPPYVRAKIPLERYQTVYAKVAGSVAAPTAGFHFTEALLEKIRSMGVRVLEVTLHVSIGTFRPVKTERIEQHKMHSERYFIPLDVVENIKHAKSEGRKVIAVGTTVVRTLETFARTNITEGETDLFIYPPFEFKLVDALITNFHLPRSTLLMLVAAFAGYDLTMNAYREAVEKKYRFYSFGDAMLIL
- a CDS encoding YraN family protein; translated protein: MNWKEAEEVAAKFLRKKGYKIIERNFRTRFGEIDIVTRYGEYLVFVEVKSGKSEFSPRTRVDRSKVKRIELAVGEYLIKRKPKYEALRIDVVEVSENGIEHIEGFEL
- the flgL gene encoding flagellar hook-associated protein FlgL codes for the protein MRVTDRMTSDRVLYNIQKVINQISKLHDQISSGTKVRYPSDDAVLATRSSNLDSRLRELEQYERNTNYVQNIVKGYDTAVQQVSELYQRLRELLVQASNGTLTADQRLAIAQEIAQIKRQLIQIANTQVGSDYIFAGLEGNKPPVSEDGEIQVKPEALSSRSTVVLGYPLEYGINVKDLFVTDANQSVFNLLDMTLKALERNDQRFLSEVALASVNYLEKSVSENLAKIGAMQRVVEAALNRLDELNTFMTEYLSRERDVDITEAVTNLSMKQAVLNAALRSAANLLRNTLVDFIS